One region of Aquipuribacter sp. SD81 genomic DNA includes:
- a CDS encoding pyridoxal phosphate-dependent aminotransferase, with product MPVDVDPLVARMRGFGTTIFAEMSALAAATGAVNLGQGFPDFDGPPEMLEAAQRAIRDGVNQYPPGPGTPQLREAVAAHQRRWYGLDYDPGSEVVVTAGATEAVTAAVLAFCEAGDEVVVLDPLYDSYAASIALAGAVVRPVPLRPGPDGRFGFAEADLRAAFGPRTRLVLLNSPHNPTGTVLSRAELALVAELCTTHDVLAVTDEVYEHLVLDGVDGAGHVPLATLEGMRERTLVVSSAGKTFSCTGWKIGWVCGPAPLVGALMRVKQYLTYTNGAPFQPAVAVALGLGDDYFDGLVSSMRAKRDRLASGLREAGFAVERSQGTYFLAADIRPVLGADPDGPLPDGHDGLAFCRALPERAGVAAVPMQVFYATRGEGRHLVRFTFGKRDEVLDEGVRRLRATA from the coding sequence ATGCCCGTCGACGTCGACCCGCTCGTCGCCCGCATGCGCGGCTTCGGCACCACGATCTTCGCCGAGATGTCGGCGCTCGCCGCCGCGACGGGAGCGGTCAACCTCGGGCAGGGCTTCCCCGACTTCGACGGGCCGCCGGAGATGCTCGAGGCGGCGCAGCGCGCGATCCGCGACGGCGTCAACCAGTACCCGCCCGGCCCGGGCACCCCGCAGCTGCGAGAGGCGGTCGCCGCCCACCAGCGCCGCTGGTACGGCCTCGACTACGACCCCGGCAGCGAGGTCGTCGTGACGGCCGGGGCGACAGAGGCCGTCACCGCCGCCGTCCTCGCGTTCTGCGAGGCGGGCGACGAGGTGGTCGTCCTCGACCCGCTCTACGACTCCTACGCGGCCTCGATCGCCCTCGCCGGGGCCGTCGTGCGCCCGGTGCCGCTGCGTCCGGGCCCCGACGGGCGCTTCGGCTTCGCCGAGGCCGACCTGCGGGCCGCGTTCGGCCCGCGCACCCGCCTCGTGCTGCTCAACAGCCCGCACAACCCCACCGGGACCGTGCTGTCGCGCGCGGAGCTCGCACTCGTCGCCGAGCTGTGCACCACACACGACGTGCTCGCCGTCACCGACGAGGTCTACGAGCACCTCGTGCTCGACGGCGTCGACGGGGCCGGGCACGTCCCGCTCGCGACCCTCGAGGGCATGCGCGAGCGCACGCTCGTCGTGTCCTCGGCGGGCAAGACGTTCTCCTGCACGGGCTGGAAGATCGGCTGGGTGTGCGGTCCGGCGCCTCTCGTGGGCGCGCTCATGCGGGTCAAGCAGTACCTCACGTACACCAACGGGGCGCCGTTCCAGCCGGCCGTCGCCGTCGCGCTCGGCCTGGGCGACGACTACTTCGACGGGCTCGTGAGCAGCATGCGCGCCAAGCGCGACCGGCTCGCGAGCGGCCTGCGCGAGGCGGGCTTCGCCGTCGAGCGCTCGCAGGGCACGTACTTCCTCGCCGCGGACATCCGCCCGGTCCTCGGCGCCGATCCCGACGGGCCGCTGCCCGACGGGCACGACGGGCTCGCCTTCTGCCGCGCGCTGCCGGAGCGGGCGGGGGTGGCGGCGGTGCCGATGCAGGTCTTCTACGCGACGCGCGGCGAGGGACGCCACCTCGTCCGCTTCACCTTCGGCAAGCGCGACGAGGTGCTGGACGAGGGGGTCCGCCGGCTGCGCGCGACGGCGTAG
- a CDS encoding CsbD family protein, with translation MSTADKAGNTADKLIGKAKEAVGKVTDNERLEAEGQAQQSKADLKQGGEKVKDAFRQD, from the coding sequence ATGAGCACCGCGGACAAGGCCGGGAACACCGCCGACAAGCTGATCGGCAAGGCCAAGGAGGCCGTCGGCAAGGTGACCGACAACGAGCGCCTCGAGGCCGAGGGTCAGGCGCAGCAGTCGAAGGCCGACCTCAAGCAGGGTGGCGAGAAGGTGAAGGACGCCTTCCGCCAGGACTGA
- a CDS encoding nucleoside/nucleotide kinase family protein, with the protein MPDTLDALLDRALALLPADPGRAVLGVTGSPGAGKTTLAAALAARADAALGGSDAEPRAVHVPMDGFHLANATLDRLGLRGRKGAPETFDGWGFLALLRRLRAETRHTVYAPGFDRTVDEGVAGAVTVLPGARLVVVEGNYLLLGEEPWVHVRHELDEVWFCDTAETERLRRLVDRHRAGGRSPEAARAWARDVDGANAVLVEAGRERADLVVPPVRLDDPGT; encoded by the coding sequence TTGCCTGACACCCTCGACGCGCTCCTCGACCGCGCCCTCGCGCTCCTCCCGGCGGACCCGGGACGTGCGGTGCTGGGCGTCACGGGCAGCCCGGGTGCGGGCAAGACCACCCTCGCGGCCGCCCTCGCCGCGCGGGCCGACGCCGCGCTCGGCGGCTCCGACGCGGAGCCCCGCGCGGTGCACGTGCCGATGGACGGCTTCCACCTGGCCAACGCGACGCTGGACCGGCTCGGCCTGCGCGGGCGCAAGGGTGCGCCGGAGACCTTCGACGGCTGGGGCTTCCTCGCGCTGCTGCGCCGCCTGCGCGCCGAGACCCGGCACACCGTGTACGCACCCGGCTTCGACCGGACGGTCGACGAGGGCGTGGCCGGGGCGGTCACGGTCCTGCCCGGCGCCCGCCTCGTCGTCGTCGAGGGCAACTACCTGCTGCTCGGCGAGGAGCCGTGGGTCCACGTGCGTCACGAGCTGGACGAGGTGTGGTTCTGCGACACGGCGGAGACCGAACGCCTGCGCCGCCTCGTGGACCGCCACCGGGCCGGCGGGCGCAGCCCGGAGGCGGCGCGCGCGTGGGCGAGGGACGTCGACGGTGCCAACGCCGTGCTCGTCGAGGCCGGGCGGGAGCGCGCGGACCTGGTCGTGCCGCCCGTCCGGCTCGACGACCCCGGGACCTAG
- a CDS encoding response regulator transcription factor: MSAREGVGPPVRVVVCDDEAMVRAGLRMLLDGEADVEVVGEAVDGVQAVEVVTRERPDVVLLDVRMPRLDGLAAAARLREAGVTSRVVVLTTFDDEPVVDAALRQLVTGFLLKSSPPERLLEAVREAAAGRGVLDPAVVPHVVAGYATRPAAPAASPVLQRLTPRETDVLRLVARGLSNAEVAARLYLGETTVKTHLGRVLDKLGARDRPQAIALAYELGLVRPGGD; the protein is encoded by the coding sequence GTGAGCGCGCGCGAGGGCGTGGGCCCGCCGGTGCGCGTGGTCGTGTGCGACGACGAGGCGATGGTGCGCGCCGGGCTGCGGATGCTGCTCGACGGCGAGGCGGACGTCGAGGTCGTCGGGGAGGCGGTCGACGGGGTCCAGGCCGTCGAGGTCGTGACCCGGGAGAGGCCCGACGTCGTGCTGCTCGACGTCCGCATGCCGCGCCTCGACGGGCTCGCCGCCGCCGCCCGGCTGCGGGAGGCAGGCGTCACCTCGCGCGTCGTCGTGCTCACGACCTTCGACGACGAGCCGGTCGTCGACGCGGCCCTCCGTCAGCTCGTGACCGGGTTCCTGCTCAAGTCCTCGCCGCCGGAGCGGCTGCTCGAGGCGGTCCGCGAGGCGGCCGCCGGTCGCGGGGTGCTCGACCCCGCCGTCGTGCCGCACGTCGTGGCCGGCTACGCCACCCGGCCGGCCGCGCCCGCGGCGTCGCCCGTCCTGCAGCGCCTCACGCCCCGCGAGACCGACGTGCTCCGCCTCGTGGCCCGCGGCCTGTCGAACGCCGAGGTAGCGGCGCGGCTGTACCTCGGCGAGACCACCGTGAAGACCCACCTCGGCCGGGTGCTCGACAAGCTGGGCGCCCGGGACCGCCCGCAGGCGATCGCCCTCGCCTACGAGCTGGGGCTCGTGCGACCCGGCGGGGACTGA
- a CDS encoding sensor histidine kinase, with amino-acid sequence MHPVLARRGVRRALAVGLPLAAAGVALVESAADQRVVELGVGSVAVAVALGAGVAVSARHPLLGALWQVALFPLPALLVASPGPGGAQLIVLLGSLLWAGYRLPPRRSAAAYAVAVLVPAVTLVVAGETVWEFLFFAVILGLGWVMGLLLRRERARALELAALSQQLRRERALREQQVVAEERARISRELHDAVAHTMSVMTLQVGVVRHRLADRPVEREALQQVEALGRRGVEELRRVVGLVRAGDGDTLAPAPSLARLDDLVADLEATGTTVRLHVEGEPRRALPAALDASAFRVLQEATSNALRHAPGSPIDLTVRWAGDTVCLEVVDAGPRGPVPAARSEDGVGGHGLVGMRERVSLFGGSLHAGPHGGGFAVRAELPVPA; translated from the coding sequence GTGCACCCGGTCCTCGCCCGCCGTGGCGTCCGTCGCGCCCTCGCCGTCGGCCTGCCGCTCGCCGCCGCCGGTGTCGCGCTCGTGGAGTCCGCCGCCGACCAGCGGGTCGTCGAGCTGGGCGTCGGCAGCGTCGCGGTCGCGGTGGCTCTCGGCGCCGGGGTCGCCGTCTCTGCCCGCCACCCGCTGCTCGGTGCGCTGTGGCAGGTCGCCCTCTTCCCGCTGCCCGCGCTGCTCGTGGCCTCACCCGGGCCCGGCGGGGCGCAGCTCATCGTGCTGCTCGGCTCGCTGCTGTGGGCCGGGTACCGGCTGCCTCCGCGACGCTCCGCCGCCGCCTACGCCGTCGCGGTGCTCGTGCCGGCCGTCACCCTCGTGGTGGCGGGGGAGACGGTGTGGGAGTTCCTCTTCTTCGCCGTCATCCTCGGCCTCGGCTGGGTGATGGGGCTGCTGCTGCGCCGCGAGCGCGCCCGGGCCCTCGAGCTCGCCGCGCTGTCGCAGCAGCTGCGGCGCGAGCGCGCGCTGCGGGAGCAGCAGGTGGTCGCCGAGGAGCGTGCGCGCATCTCCCGCGAGCTGCACGACGCCGTCGCCCACACGATGAGCGTGATGACGCTGCAGGTCGGCGTCGTGCGGCACCGCCTCGCCGACCGGCCGGTCGAGCGCGAGGCCCTGCAGCAGGTCGAGGCCCTCGGCCGCCGTGGCGTGGAGGAGCTGCGCCGGGTGGTCGGGCTCGTTCGCGCGGGCGACGGCGACACCCTCGCGCCCGCGCCGTCGCTCGCGCGCCTCGACGACCTCGTCGCGGACCTCGAGGCGACCGGCACGACCGTCCGCCTGCACGTCGAGGGCGAGCCGCGCCGGGCCCTGCCGGCCGCCCTCGACGCGTCGGCGTTCCGGGTGCTGCAGGAGGCGACGTCGAACGCGCTGCGCCACGCGCCGGGCTCGCCGATCGACCTCACCGTCCGCTGGGCCGGCGACACCGTGTGCCTGGAGGTGGTGGACGCCGGACCGCGGGGACCGGTGCCGGCCGCGCGTTCCGAGGACGGGGTCGGCGGGCACGGCCTCGTCGGCATGCGCGAGCGGGTGTCCCTGTTCGGCGGCTCGCTGCACGCGGGGCCGCACGGCGGTGGCTTCGCGGTCCGTGCCGAGCTGCCGGTGCCCGCGTGA
- a CDS encoding mandelate racemase/muconate lactonizing enzyme family protein: MKITGYRSLTTYHEWGRPIGDVNYAHEGTRTPVSLLVVETDTGLEGVGVGPHPDVDRVFHAVAGEDPRSVVALYDRMCDHVFKFGHQGFTAGAIGALDMALWDIKAKAAGEPLWRLLGGRDRFVPGYASALDMHLGDEELAGLHARFVERGFRAVKLKGGRLVADDLRRLRLLRDVYAANSADPGLMLDANEAWHRSQAVRHISRIERELDLTWVEEPVRRWDAAGLAAVRGSVTAGVASGENLTGLEQFVPLLDADALDVVQTGWGWGTTFSLRVSLAAHARGLPVSPVGFTPAVAAAATAMPNMLTIEVQDLGWPVGLVADMEVADGGYVLGDAPGNGFSLDTASLDEAGRTPVTLVGNHARPPRASLHVSPEDWPRPRGHVDASA, from the coding sequence GTGAAGATCACCGGTTACCGCAGCCTGACCACGTACCACGAGTGGGGCCGGCCCATCGGTGACGTCAACTACGCCCACGAGGGGACCCGCACGCCCGTCTCGCTGCTCGTGGTGGAGACCGACACCGGCCTGGAGGGGGTGGGCGTCGGCCCGCACCCGGACGTCGACCGGGTGTTCCACGCGGTGGCGGGGGAGGACCCGCGCTCGGTCGTCGCGCTGTACGACCGGATGTGCGACCACGTCTTCAAGTTCGGGCACCAGGGCTTCACCGCCGGGGCGATCGGGGCCCTCGACATGGCGCTGTGGGACATCAAGGCGAAGGCGGCGGGCGAGCCGCTGTGGCGCCTGCTCGGGGGTCGCGACCGCTTCGTGCCCGGGTACGCCTCCGCGCTCGACATGCACCTGGGCGACGAGGAGCTCGCAGGCCTGCACGCCCGGTTCGTGGAGCGGGGCTTCCGCGCGGTCAAGCTCAAGGGCGGTCGGCTCGTGGCCGACGACCTGCGGCGCCTGCGGCTGCTGCGCGACGTCTACGCCGCCAACAGCGCCGACCCCGGGCTCATGCTCGACGCGAACGAGGCGTGGCACCGCTCCCAGGCCGTCCGGCACATCAGCCGCATCGAGCGCGAGCTCGACCTCACGTGGGTCGAGGAGCCCGTGCGCCGCTGGGACGCGGCCGGGCTCGCCGCGGTCAGGGGCTCGGTGACGGCCGGGGTCGCCAGCGGGGAGAACCTCACCGGCCTCGAGCAGTTCGTGCCGCTGCTGGACGCCGACGCGCTCGACGTCGTGCAGACGGGCTGGGGCTGGGGCACGACGTTCTCCCTGCGGGTGTCCCTCGCCGCTCACGCGCGCGGCCTGCCCGTCAGCCCGGTCGGCTTCACGCCGGCCGTGGCCGCCGCGGCGACCGCGATGCCGAACATGCTCACCATCGAGGTGCAGGACCTCGGGTGGCCGGTCGGCCTCGTGGCGGACATGGAGGTGGCCGACGGTGGCTACGTGCTCGGGGACGCCCCGGGCAACGGCTTCAGCCTCGACACCGCCTCGCTCGACGAGGCGGGCCGGACGCCCGTCACGCTCGTCGGCAACCACGCCCGCCCGCCGCGGGCGTCGCTGCACGTGTCCCCGGAGGACTGGCCGCGTCCCCGCGGCCACGTCGACGCCTCGGCCTGA
- a CDS encoding FadR/GntR family transcriptional regulator produces the protein MADRTTQRPREDTGRPARRADAVVDALLEDIVSGELATGQLVPNEAALCLAHGVSRTVVREAVKALESHGLLTVRQGIGTTVTPQEAWNLLEPRVLAAVVEHDEQFHVLDQLVAVRTALESGMAADAARMAGPDDLADLRRMLDELDDLVDDPERMDDADVAFHERIMLASGNQLGRAIVRTVHAEARRSRRYSGVVGPVDRRETNRQHREVLKAIGSGDAAAAERAMAAHIESSWERRRPRNG, from the coding sequence ATGGCAGACCGCACGACCCAGCGGCCCCGCGAGGACACCGGCCGGCCGGCGCGGCGGGCCGACGCCGTCGTCGACGCGCTGCTGGAGGACATCGTCTCCGGCGAGCTCGCCACCGGGCAGCTCGTCCCCAACGAGGCGGCGCTGTGCCTCGCGCACGGCGTGAGCCGCACGGTCGTGCGGGAGGCCGTCAAGGCGCTGGAGTCGCACGGGCTGCTGACGGTCCGGCAGGGCATCGGCACGACCGTCACCCCGCAGGAGGCGTGGAACCTGCTGGAGCCGCGGGTGCTCGCGGCCGTCGTCGAGCACGACGAGCAGTTCCACGTGCTCGACCAGCTCGTGGCCGTCCGGACGGCGCTGGAGTCCGGCATGGCCGCCGACGCGGCCCGGATGGCGGGTCCCGACGACCTCGCGGACCTGCGCCGCATGCTCGACGAGCTCGACGACCTCGTCGACGACCCCGAGCGGATGGACGACGCCGACGTCGCCTTCCACGAGCGGATCATGCTCGCCTCCGGCAACCAGCTCGGCCGCGCCATCGTCCGGACCGTGCACGCCGAGGCCCGACGCAGCCGCCGCTACAGCGGCGTGGTCGGCCCGGTCGACCGCCGCGAGACCAACCGGCAGCACCGGGAGGTCCTGAAGGCCATCGGGTCCGGCGACGCCGCCGCGGCGGAGCGGGCGATGGCCGCGCACATCGAGAGCAGCTGGGAGCGGCGCCGGCCCCGCAACGGCTGA
- a CDS encoding carbohydrate ABC transporter permease: MSTLTRTGTRPARRPTAGGAVAALVHAVFVVFFALPLLWLLLAATRSGASLVRDAPLSPGSLGQLAENWRSLVGFQDAAILTWVGNSAYYSLAALALTLLVSIPAGYALALTRFRARRTLLLTTLVVMLMPNTALVLPVFLEMNAVGLIGTAAAVVLPFSFFPFGVYLAYIYFSSSISRSLLEAARIDGCGELRLFLHIALPLSAPVVALVGFFSFVQNWNNYFLPFVMLPSSDDYPVQIGLSALLSSTPAFNPSAAGAAVIDLPTLALATIVSVLPVLLVFAFAQRFLVTGLTAGGVKG, from the coding sequence GTGAGCACGCTCACGCGCACCGGCACGCGTCCCGCACGCCGACCCACCGCCGGTGGTGCGGTGGCGGCGCTCGTGCACGCAGTGTTCGTCGTGTTCTTCGCGCTGCCGCTGCTGTGGCTGCTGCTCGCCGCGACGCGGTCGGGCGCGTCGCTCGTCCGCGACGCGCCGCTCTCGCCGGGAAGCCTCGGCCAGCTCGCGGAGAACTGGCGATCGCTCGTCGGCTTCCAGGACGCCGCGATCCTCACCTGGGTGGGCAACTCGGCGTACTACTCCCTCGCCGCCCTCGCGCTCACGCTGCTCGTGTCCATACCGGCGGGGTACGCCCTCGCCCTCACGCGCTTCCGGGCGCGGCGGACGCTGCTGCTGACGACGCTCGTCGTCATGCTCATGCCGAACACGGCCCTCGTGCTGCCGGTGTTCCTCGAGATGAATGCCGTCGGCCTCATCGGCACGGCAGCGGCGGTCGTGCTGCCGTTCTCGTTCTTCCCGTTCGGGGTGTACCTCGCCTACATCTACTTCTCCTCGAGCATCTCGCGCTCGCTGCTGGAGGCGGCGCGGATCGACGGGTGCGGGGAGCTGCGGCTGTTCCTCCACATCGCGCTGCCGCTGTCGGCGCCCGTCGTGGCGCTGGTCGGGTTCTTCAGCTTCGTGCAGAACTGGAACAACTACTTCCTGCCGTTCGTCATGCTGCCGAGCAGCGACGACTACCCGGTCCAGATCGGGCTGTCGGCCCTGCTGTCGTCCACGCCGGCCTTCAACCCGAGCGCGGCGGGCGCGGCCGTCATCGACCTGCCGACGCTCGCGCTCGCCACGATCGTCTCGGTGCTGCCGGTGCTGCTCGTGTTCGCCTTCGCGCAGCGCTTCCTCGTGACCGGCCTGACGGCCGGCGGGGTGAAGGGGTGA
- a CDS encoding carbohydrate ABC transporter permease, producing MATAQKAAAPLRRAAGPATGPRPGRRRASLVPVLLVLPYTVLLLAFGLGPAVYALWLSFTDATGGFAGVDNYARVVQDFRFPGAARHVALFVGLWLVLLVVLVVVLALLVHAVSRRWVGTALRFAYYVPGALAGASSVLLWLFLLNPVASPAAPLLRLLGYESFNDTIQPTNLPVVFALIAFWTGAGGWILVMFGALNNIPDDVMEAARIDGAGPVRIAWSIQLPLIRKWVTYMVILSLAAGTQLFVEPTLLSQASNAVVPNDYSLNQLAYQYAFSLADFNGSAAISVLLLVVSLGLSSVFVARGGLFDTDAS from the coding sequence GTGGCCACCGCCCAGAAGGCCGCCGCCCCGCTGCGTCGTGCAGCGGGGCCGGCGACCGGCCCGCGCCCCGGACGGCGCCGCGCGAGCCTGGTCCCCGTCCTCCTCGTCCTGCCGTACACCGTGCTGCTGCTCGCGTTCGGCCTCGGCCCCGCCGTGTACGCGCTGTGGCTCTCGTTCACCGACGCGACGGGCGGCTTCGCCGGCGTCGACAACTACGCCCGGGTCGTGCAGGACTTCCGCTTCCCCGGCGCAGCGCGGCACGTCGCGCTCTTCGTCGGGCTGTGGCTCGTGCTGCTCGTCGTGCTCGTCGTCGTGCTCGCGCTGCTCGTCCACGCCGTCAGCCGCCGGTGGGTGGGCACGGCGCTGCGCTTCGCGTACTACGTGCCGGGCGCGCTCGCGGGCGCCTCGAGCGTGCTGCTGTGGCTGTTCCTGCTCAACCCGGTCGCGAGTCCGGCGGCGCCGCTGCTGCGCCTGCTCGGGTACGAGAGCTTCAACGACACCATCCAGCCGACGAACCTGCCCGTGGTCTTCGCGCTCATCGCGTTCTGGACCGGCGCCGGCGGCTGGATCCTCGTCATGTTCGGTGCCCTCAACAACATCCCCGACGACGTCATGGAGGCCGCCCGCATCGACGGCGCCGGCCCGGTGCGCATCGCGTGGTCCATCCAGCTGCCGCTCATCCGGAAGTGGGTGACGTACATGGTGATCCTGTCCCTGGCCGCGGGAACGCAGCTGTTCGTGGAGCCGACGCTGCTGTCGCAGGCGAGCAACGCCGTCGTGCCGAACGACTACTCGCTCAACCAGCTCGCGTACCAGTACGCGTTCAGCCTCGCCGACTTCAACGGCAGCGCGGCCATCTCGGTGCTGCTGCTCGTGGTGTCGCTCGGGCTGTCGTCGGTCTTCGTCGCGCGCGGCGGCCTCTTCGACACGGACGCCTCGTGA
- a CDS encoding ABC transporter substrate-binding protein — protein sequence MFISPHPARRRRVLVLATAAVVGATALAACGSGEDVAAPGAGASGAAGSAGSGGITVWVDASRAPAAEAFLAANPDADVEVVSYDGSANGSDTFKTRMNLYDQAGEGWPDVVFSTQNNDASWASQATPGNEPFAAVLDDGLVDPEVLEGFTEGSLDPCTVEGQVYCLRNDLAQVVLWYDQQLMDDLGYEVPTTWEEYVELSGRVAAENPGVITGSVGDAWTPEVFMWGSRCPANQVTGPRSISVDATAAECVRAAEVIDAGVADGSLTTLSVFAPEFVQEYSEKVLMMPGPAWFAGAIFNNPDSLALPEGRLGVAAPLPWEGEEAVTGNVGGGTWFVSSHSENPELAADFVEFVTTDDAYQVEQAPGYPAYAPAAEKWLAQQEESGYYATDLSALTEAGSVIWDGWGAPAFSQEAVWADTMTPLVTAGGSVVDNLDTWGEAIRNEAQVNGYTVE from the coding sequence ATGTTCATCTCCCCCCACCCCGCACGCCGCCGTCGCGTGCTCGTGCTCGCCACGGCCGCCGTCGTCGGCGCCACCGCGCTCGCCGCCTGCGGCTCCGGCGAGGACGTCGCGGCCCCCGGGGCCGGCGCGTCCGGTGCCGCCGGCTCGGCCGGCTCCGGCGGCATCACCGTCTGGGTCGACGCGTCCCGCGCGCCCGCCGCCGAGGCCTTCCTCGCGGCCAACCCCGACGCCGACGTCGAGGTCGTGAGCTACGACGGGTCCGCCAACGGCTCCGACACCTTCAAGACGCGCATGAACCTGTACGACCAGGCCGGCGAGGGCTGGCCGGACGTCGTCTTCTCCACGCAGAACAACGACGCGTCGTGGGCCAGCCAGGCCACCCCCGGCAACGAGCCGTTCGCCGCCGTCCTCGACGACGGCCTCGTCGACCCCGAGGTGCTAGAGGGCTTCACCGAGGGCTCGCTCGACCCGTGCACGGTCGAGGGCCAGGTGTACTGCCTGCGCAACGACCTCGCGCAGGTCGTCCTCTGGTACGACCAGCAGCTCATGGACGACCTCGGCTACGAGGTGCCGACGACGTGGGAGGAGTACGTCGAGCTGAGCGGGCGCGTCGCGGCGGAGAACCCGGGCGTCATCACCGGCTCGGTGGGCGACGCGTGGACGCCGGAGGTCTTCATGTGGGGCAGCCGCTGCCCCGCCAACCAGGTGACCGGACCGCGCAGCATCAGCGTCGACGCCACCGCCGCGGAGTGCGTGCGCGCCGCCGAGGTCATCGACGCGGGCGTCGCCGACGGCTCGCTCACGACGCTCAGCGTCTTCGCGCCGGAGTTCGTGCAGGAGTACAGCGAGAAGGTCCTCATGATGCCGGGCCCGGCGTGGTTCGCCGGCGCGATCTTCAACAACCCCGACTCGCTAGCGCTGCCCGAGGGCCGACTCGGCGTGGCCGCCCCGCTGCCGTGGGAGGGCGAGGAGGCCGTGACCGGCAACGTCGGCGGCGGCACGTGGTTCGTCTCCAGCCACTCCGAGAACCCGGAGCTCGCGGCCGACTTCGTCGAGTTCGTCACCACCGACGACGCGTACCAGGTCGAGCAGGCGCCGGGCTACCCCGCCTACGCCCCGGCGGCCGAGAAGTGGCTCGCGCAGCAGGAGGAGAGCGGCTACTACGCCACCGACCTCTCGGCCCTCACCGAGGCCGGCTCCGTCATCTGGGACGGCTGGGGCGCGCCGGCCTTCAGCCAGGAGGCCGTGTGGGCGGACACCATGACGCCGCTCGTGACCGCGGGCGGGTCGGTGGTCGACAACCTCGACACCTGGGGCGAGGCGATCCGCAACGAGGCCCAGGTCAACGGCTACACCGTCGAGTGA
- a CDS encoding amidohydrolase family protein produces the protein MRERLPDDDVGPAARDAADTWRGLAVDAHHHLWDPADPGQDWLREPGLEVLRRPYTPDDLREAARTGVAGRPLAAGVVVQSVPTLAETVALLTTAAGDPTVAAVVGWVDLTGDVPGQLERLRGGAGGGLLRGVRHLVQDEPDPRWLLRDDVLAGLGVLVAEGLAFDVVVRSHQLPAVAEVAGAVPGLRLVLDHAGNPEVPVDAPARDHLTAWERDVRAVAARPGTVCKVSGLVTKIDTHRSPEPLEAVWTVLLDAFGPDRLAWGSDWPVCLLARPYAEWAALAAGLVEPLPAAGRHAVLAGTAVRTYDLPDPSPATDDPEDP, from the coding sequence ATGCGAGAGCGACTCCCCGACGACGACGTCGGCCCGGCCGCACGGGACGCCGCGGACACCTGGCGCGGCCTGGCCGTGGACGCCCACCACCACCTGTGGGACCCCGCGGACCCCGGCCAGGACTGGCTGCGCGAGCCGGGCCTGGAGGTCCTGCGACGGCCCTACACCCCCGACGACCTGCGGGAGGCCGCCCGCACGGGGGTCGCGGGCCGCCCGCTCGCGGCGGGTGTCGTCGTGCAGAGCGTCCCGACGCTCGCGGAGACCGTCGCGCTGCTCACGACCGCCGCGGGCGACCCGACGGTGGCCGCCGTGGTCGGTTGGGTCGACCTCACCGGCGACGTCCCTGGCCAGCTCGAGCGCCTGCGCGGCGGTGCCGGCGGGGGGCTCCTGCGCGGCGTGCGGCACCTCGTGCAGGACGAGCCCGACCCGCGCTGGCTGCTGCGCGACGACGTGCTCGCCGGCCTGGGCGTGCTCGTGGCCGAGGGGCTCGCCTTCGACGTCGTCGTCCGCAGCCACCAGCTGCCCGCCGTCGCGGAGGTCGCGGGGGCCGTGCCCGGGCTGCGGCTCGTGCTCGACCACGCGGGCAACCCCGAGGTCCCCGTCGACGCCCCCGCGCGCGACCACCTCACCGCCTGGGAGCGGGACGTGCGCGCGGTCGCGGCGCGGCCCGGGACGGTGTGCAAGGTCTCCGGCCTCGTCACCAAGATCGACACCCACCGCTCCCCCGAGCCGCTCGAGGCGGTGTGGACGGTCCTGCTCGACGCCTTCGGCCCGGACCGGCTCGCGTGGGGCTCCGACTGGCCCGTCTGCCTGCTCGCCCGGCCCTACGCGGAGTGGGCCGCGCTCGCCGCCGGGCTGGTCGAGCCGCTGCCCGCCGCCGGGCGGCACGCCGTGCTGGCCGGCACCGCGGTGCGCACGTACGACCTGCCCGACCCCAGCCCCGCCACCGACGACCCGGAGGACCCGTGA